The nucleotide sequence tctccttttttaccccatgacaggcccgtctccttccaggaggtgagccgcgtagggggtccggatcgatactcgggggctgcgacccattcagggtcgcgtggctcggtgatgtaaaaccaccctgattgccaccccttcagggtctccacaaaggagccctcgagccataagacgttggccatcttgcccaccatggcgcctccgcactccgcctggttgccgcgcaccaccttcggcttgacattgaaagtcttgagccataggccgaaatgggggcggatgcggaggaaggcctcgcacacaatgataaacgccgagatgttgaggacaaagttcggggacagatcgtggaaatccaggacatagtagaacatgagcccccggacaaatgggtgaagagggaagcccagtccgcagaggaaatgagggaggaacaccaccctctcatggggcctaggggtggggatgagctgcccctttacgggaagccggtacgcaatgtcgttagacaagtatccggccttcctcagttttttgatgtgtccctccgtgacggaggagaccatccacttgcctcccgctccagatatggctggagaaggttgaggtggggagtgcggacttgggcgctggagctcgagtgcgcgagaatggataagcaaaggaggaagaaggcataggtgaaaaggtggatccttatccccttatatgggtggacgcaactacatgtccccaccagcctggtaaaactcgcttatctccaagcgccgtaatcaatggcgcggttgggttacccacgcccgtattgatgagaatcccggaataaggggacacgatttgctttaacaagacgtgccaaggaaaccgcctcgcatgacgcactgaggtgggataatgaaacgactcggataaaggcttggccgtggtgtgtcacattacagaatacgtcagcagattagatttgtgtaaatattattctctctatggcaatatgtggaaacttattttacagagccggacactatctttgtgttcaaaatcttctaagaagtacttggaggaggaacccgccttgcaatgccgaacacaatctgcacgccggactcgtcgtcattgaagcctggttcaggggctactgagggagtcctgaattagggggtgtccggatggccggactataccttcagccggactcctggactatgaagatacaagattgaagacttcgtcccgtgtccgggagggactttccttggcgtggaaggcaagcttggcgatacggatatgcagatctcctaccattgtaaccgactacaTGTAActctaaccctatccggtgtctgtataaaccggagggttttagtccgtaggacaagatactcaacaacaatcataccatatgctagcttctagggtttagcctctctgatctcgtggtagatctactcttgtactatccatatcatcaatattaatcaagcaggacatagggttttacctccatcgggagggcccgaacctgggtaaaacttcttgtcccttgcctcctgttaccatccggcctagacgcacagttcgggactccctacccgagatctgccggttttgacaccgacaccgacccatctggtaaaaagccctgaaaagcccttagggcttagggccgtgggctgggcctcttccttaaaatgtcaATATGCTAAGCCCATGCCCGCCtaggccctgctggtgggctcaaaactcaggcccaagcacGGCCCATGGTCAAGCCCATCAGGCCTAGGCCCTgaattttagggccgggcctggaTGGGCCGACaaggccgggcctgagatggccaggactacttCAGGGAGACAGGTACTacaaaatttcttttcttttttttttgcgggaagagGTACTACAGATTAGTAAGCTATATGCACCGGGCCGAAGCATTGCCATCGTCTGTAATTTAATTATTGTAACTATTTTTTAAATCAACTCCATACATAATAGTACTAGAACAATCGCGAACCAATTTGTTGAATGGTTAGAGGAACAGTAATATCCCCAGCCATCAATGCTTAAGTCATGATGCTTGTATTATTactagatttatttcaggattttcggcgatttGTTTTCAGTGAGAGTAGACGTTCTCCTCGACAACGAGGCGACTACGCTGCTCGTAGGGGTAATTACGACCAAGCAAGCCCTTAGAAGGTAGCCGCAGTAATTACAACCACGTGCGGTGGTTGGCCGGTCGATATGTGGGGCCATGGCAAACACCGAGGGGACACATGGCACGAACACAAAGTGGACTCATTTTGGATTTGAGTTGTTGTGTCGGATGACGTTTTTATCTGCTGTGACCCAAACGGATATGACGCTTACTACTACCAATTGAGTGTTGTCTGTGGCTCCTAAAGTGAGTAGTTTCAGACAGAAGAAAGGATAAATATTcgctttcaaaaaaaagaaagGATAAATATTCTGATGAACAGAAGACGGACAGGATATCCCAGACTCCCGGTCATCagcatcatcgtcatcgtcgtagTGTAGTACAACCAGCTTACACAAGCTTCTCAAGTCGGTCTTACTTCAGAGAGACAGCTACTacagaatttttttttctttttttgcggggaacaGGTACTACAGATTAGTAAGCTATATGCACCGGGCCGAAGCATTGTCATCGTCTGTAATTTAGTTACTGCAACTATTTTTTTAATCAACTCCATACATAATAGTACTAAAACAATTCGCGAACCAATTTATTGGATGGTTAGAGGTACAGTGATATCCCCAGCCATCAATGCTCAAGTCCTGATGcttgcattatttctggatttattttaagaTTTCCGGCGATTTGCTTTTAGTGGAAGGAGATGTTCTCCTCAACAACGAGACGACTACGATGCTCGTAAGATAGGATGTGCATATGTgttcatagagatgagtgtatgcGTGTATGTATGAACGCTTACATGCCTCTGTACTGATGTTTAAAAAATTGTACTAGAACAATTCAATTTTTTTTACCAACGGAGTGCATCCAGCTGGATGGGTGGAGATGGACGCACACGGCGACCAACGGGCGAACAGAACAGGTCGCCGTGTCCGTGCGTAGCGAATTTTACCGTGCTTTTTTTTTAGAAGAAGTGAGGTGATATAAAATTACAAGACGAACCGACAGACCGTCACAGCTGCATACGCCGTACTTCCTCTgttttttttagtctgcatataaggtttggtcaaagtcatgCTTTGTAAAATTTGACTAATTTTATATTAAAAGATATAAACATTGGCAATATGAAATCAACATTATCAGATGCACCACCaaatgtattttcatactatatagttttaatattgtagatgttcatagtCTTTTATATATATTTGATCAAACTATGTGTAGTTTGACTTTAATCAAATCTTATATACGGaataaaaagaaacggagggagtattataataTAGTACGTACCCTGTACATACGCTGCTGCCGGGTGAAGCTCATAGAAAAGCGCGTGGTCGTCGTACTAGTTCTTAGGCATGTATGCGCGCATGGCAGCGGCACACGTCTGTACTGAACGCACGACGAAATACAGAGGTACGTAACCACATCAACCAACTATAAAACCTTTTACCTATTTCAAAATATTGACTACGTATACATACTAAAATGAGTGAAGATATAtattaaaatatgtctagatacatatagtatatagatacatacatacattttttagaaaaggaggatgacccccggcctctgcatctgggagatgcatacggccactttattgattattttcaggaccttacaaagtattacaacaatgagcctgaatccaccatcttgacaacacatgccgctactcctatccaaaataaagatacatacatacatacgtacAGTAAAAAATGTGAGTGCTGTACAGAAATCTAACGCACATATGCACACGCAGTCACTTGTGAAGTTCTGATCGAGTCTCCTCTCCAGTCTCCACAGGGTAGTAGGAGCGTGTGTTGGCGTTGACGTGGCCTCGCCATCCCATCACGGCAACATGCTTGACACCACGTGGAGGCACGTCATTCATGGTCAGCCTGATTTTAATTCACGCCGGCAACATATCTCGCAGCAAAGGCCGAGTCAGCAATTCAGCACCACCCttctcatcttcatcttcttcctctgccctgCGCCGGCAGGCAGCAGATGGTGGAGGCTATAAAAAGGGAGGCAGAGTATCCTCTCATCACCACACCACAGCTGATCTCAGTCCACAGCACAGCAGAGAAGCATTCTTCCATTCTACTCAACGCAAAGTCCCTCCCTCCGGTACGTTTGCTTCGTTGCGTTGcgtcgtcgacctcctcctgcTCTTCCCCCCCATACTCTGCTCCGGCCAGATCTCCTCAACACCGCCGGAAGGGAGTGGTGAGCTCGCCCCAAGATCGACTGCCAGGCCCCGACTAACACACTGCACACTTCCATTTCCGCAGATCAGATCGAGCGCTAGCCTCGCCGCAACATCCATCCCATCCATGGCCCCCTCCCAAGAAGTCGCGCCCCCTGCCGCCGCCATCACCAAGGACCCATCCACCAacggcaacggcaacggcaacggcaacGGCACAGCCGCACCCGCCCCCAAGACCAAGACGCCGGCGCTGAACGAGCGGATCCTCTCCTCCATCACCCGCCGCTCCGTCGCCGCCCACCCGTGGCACGACCTGGAGATCGGCCCCGACGCGCCCACAATCTTCAACTGCGTGATCGAGATCCCCAAGGGGAGCAAGGTCAAGTACGAGCTGGACAAGAAGACGGGGCTCATCAAGGTGGACCGCGTGCTCTACTCCTCCGTCGTCTACCCGCACAACTACGGCTTCATCCCGCGCACCCTCTGCGACGACTCCGACCCCATCGACGTCCTCGTCATCATGCAGGAGCCCGTCGTCCCGGGGTGCTTCCTCCGCGCCAAGGCCATCGGACTCATGCCCATGATCGACCAGGGCGAGGCCGACGACAAGATCATCGCCGTCTGCGCCGACGACCCCGAGTACCGCCACTTCAACGACATCAAGGAGctcccgccccaccgcctcgccgagatCAGGCGCTTCTTCGAGGACTGTAAGTCATTGATGCCTCTGAACTCTGATCCTCAGAAGAGAATGTGCTCCTGAATGTGTTTTCTTCTGTTCCTGAATGTGTTTCTCTGATTGATTGATTGGGGAATTTCATCAGACAAGAAGAACGAGAACAAGGAGGTGGCCGTCAACGACTTCCTGCCGTCAGAGGACGCCTACGAGGCCATCCAGCACTCCATGTCAGTTCTCCTCCCCGGTTTTCGATTCTCGATTCATGTTGAAACATGAGAAATTGAACTGATGAATGATGATGTTGCATGATTTTTCCTTTTCAGGGATCTCTATGCCACCTACATTTGCGAGGGCCTGAGAAGGTAGATAATAGACCCGGTGATGCCATGCCGCTTGCTGGAGGATGTTGATGAAAAATTATTCGTGTCGAAACGTTACATACATTCTTGTTTTGTGTTACCTACCTGCATACACAAATACACATACTAGTATATGATATGATCGCCCAAAGCCTTGCATTAAGGCAGTAGCAGCCAGATAAGCAGGGCATTCTTTTCCCAACTACCTTATGTAATACAATTTCCTGGCTGAATGAATATGAGATGTTGGTATACTTTTCCCCACATTGCAAATCTCTGCTGAATCGTTTATTTTGTCGCAACTGGACTGAACTGCTGAGTGCTGTGTGGATTTTCTGGAAGGCCTAGAATCACCTCACCAAAGTCAGTCAGTTAAGGGCATGCTTGTGCCAACACAAGGAAGAAAGCAGTGGTGTTTCAGTCCCTtaatcaactactccctctgttcacttttataaggctTTGTAGATGTTTCAGACATTGTGCAAAATAGCTCAATTTcacttgtctgaaacgacttataaa is from Triticum aestivum cultivar Chinese Spring chromosome 3A, IWGSC CS RefSeq v2.1, whole genome shotgun sequence and encodes:
- the LOC123063730 gene encoding soluble inorganic pyrophosphatase 4 translates to MVEAIKREAEYPLITTPQLISVHSTAEKHSSILLNAKSLPPIRSSASLAATSIPSMAPSQEVAPPAAAITKDPSTNGNGNGNGNGTAAPAPKTKTPALNERILSSITRRSVAAHPWHDLEIGPDAPTIFNCVIEIPKGSKVKYELDKKTGLIKVDRVLYSSVVYPHNYGFIPRTLCDDSDPIDVLVIMQEPVVPGCFLRAKAIGLMPMIDQGEADDKIIAVCADDPEYRHFNDIKELPPHRLAEIRRFFEDYKKNENKEVAVNDFLPSEDAYEAIQHSMDLYATYICEGLRR